From the Bernardetia sp. genome, the window TCTAACTGTGCTACTGTTGGGTCTGAAACCACAGACCCTGAAACATCTTTAAACTGTACATATACTGTTTTGATTCCATCTTCACGAGCATCTAAACGCCAATTTTTTTGCCCTTCAAAAGGTTCCCAACGTGCACCAATAAAACTGGCGTTGTTACTTACTCGCATCTCATGCGCTCCTTTGGCGAATATTTTTAAGATAACCCTTCCCTCTTTATCATTACTGATAGATGCTCCATTATTTACGGTAACAATTCCTTGAAGTAGTTGTCCATAAGAAGAATAACTCATCAAGAAAAGTCCTGTAAAGGCAAAAATTGAAAAGAGTAAAGTTTTTATATTATGCATCATTATATAATCAAATTATATTATTTTGACTTATTTTCTAGACTTTCCGTCCAAAGTTAGCTAACCATCGTATGGAAAAAATTGTATAAAACAAATAAGACAGACAACGAATCTAGCTTTAGCCATATATTTACTAAGAATAATATCAAATGTTTTATCTACCTAACGCTTCATTTGAAATCATATTGAATGGTATCTTGAAAATACAGAAAAAAAATAAACAAAGACTAACAAAAAGAAAAAATAGAATTTAAAACATGATTTTTTGTTTGACTACTAAAGACAAGTTTACAATTATTGTTCCCTTTAGAATGTATTTATCGAAATGTTTATGCCTTATAAACACTTATAAGTAGCATTAGACGAAAAAAACAATCTCTAAGAAAAACTAAAAAAAATAGTTTTCTCAGAGATTATTAAAACAGAACTTACTCCACCATAAAAACTTTAGCATCAATGTTAGAGTTGAATTTGATACTCTCTACATTTATAGTATAAGAACCTTGTGGAGAACTTACTTTTGCTTTGTAAGGCATCAAAAGTTGTGTATTTGCCGTTTTGCGATAGTCTCCTATCATAACCTCTCCTGATGCGGTTACTTCTTTTATGAGAAGATTCGTTTTTGGGTCAAAATATTGTAAACGTTCTCCGTATTTTGGATGTGTAATTTTTATTTCAAATACTGATTTATCATCTACTACTTGCGCTCCAAGTAACTCAACAGCATAACCATTCGTTTTTTCATACTGTGCGTATGGATTAATAAAAGTTTGCTCCTTTATATTTGCTGTCTGTGTCATATCAAGCTCTTGTGCTTCTCCTCTTGTTATGATATAGGCTTTATTTCCATCATATACTTGTCGGATGTCTCTTTCAGCAACTACAAAAGCTAATTTTTGTCGGTTCTGAATATATACCTTTTGTTCTATCTTTCCTTGGGGCGTAGTCATGGTTTGTGCTTTTTCAATAGCTGTTACTTCATTCCATTTTTTACCTCCAATAGCTTTTAAGTAATTTTGAATTACTTTTTCGGCTGTCATACCAATCAAAATACGTTGGTCTGCCCGAGCAGCCATTTCTCCAAAAGCGTCATATATTTGCACATTGCCAAATGGAGCTAGTTTTTCTACCAAAATGCTTTGGTCTCCTACAACTACAATGGTTAGATTTTCTGGCTTGATATATTTCTTTGCTGCATTCTGAATATCTTCTACTGTTACAGCATTTACTTTTTGGATATAGTTGGTATAAAAATCGGATGGCAAACCATATCTGGCTATATTGATAGCAAAATTTGCTACTGTTTGAGGGCGTTCTAAAGAGCGTACAAACGAACCAATCATACTAGCCTTTGCTCTTTCTAATTCAGCCTCTGCAACAGGCTCTTCTTTTATACGTTTTAGTTCATATAAAAACTCAACAACTGCACTATCTGTAACTTCATTTCGCACACTAGCTGACATTGTAAAAGAAGATGAAAGTTCGTCTGGCTGAAGAGAAGAATACGCACCATAGGTATAGGCTTTATCTTCACGGAGGTTTTGGATAAGTCTTGCTCCAAACCCACTATTTCCCAAAATACCATTCATCAGCCTAGCTGCTACATAATCTTTGCTATCCAACGGATAAAAAACAGGATAAGTAATATTAATAACTGTTTGAACAGCACCAGTACGGTTAGAAATGGCTACTTGAGGTTTTTCAGGAGCTTTTGGCATATCAAATTTTGTTTGGGGAACTATCTTTCTTTCCCACTTGCCAAAATATTTTTTAGCCTGTGCTTTGGCTTCTTCTAGTGTAATATCTCCAACAATAGCTAAATAAGAAACATTAGGACGAAAATAAGTCTGATGAAAATCTTTCAAATCTTCATTTTTGACAGCATTTATAGTAGCTTCTGTTTCTACCTCTCCATAAGGATGATTATTGCCATAATTTACCTTTGATACCACATTATTTGCAATCTGCTCTGGACTAGAAGGCAATGACTGTAAATTAGACAGTGCTTCATTACGTACTTTTTCCAACTCCTCATTTGTAAAAGAAGGATTGTATAAAACATCTGAAAAAATAGAGAGTAACTTGTCAGAATGACGCTTGAGTGAAGAAGCATAGATTCCCCTAGAGTAAGTAATCAGATTGGCTCCCATAAAATCAACCTCTTCATCTAGTTGTTCTTTAGTGCGTGTTTCTGTGCCACGGCGAAGCATTGAGCCAAACATATCTAACATTCCCACTCTTTTTCCTTCCATAATTGGGTCATAATCTACAACCAAAGAATAAGAAACTTGTGGTAATTTGTGA encodes:
- a CDS encoding insulinase family protein encodes the protein MKNKFILSIAFSVAFLFYACTPIPSGSTKELDRSQAPKAGEARQVEIANSKSFVLENGLQVFVVENHKLPQVSYSLVVDYDPIMEGKRVGMLDMFGSMLRRGTETRTKEQLDEEVDFMGANLITYSRGIYASSLKRHSDKLLSIFSDVLYNPSFTNEELEKVRNEALSNLQSLPSSPEQIANNVVSKVNYGNNHPYGEVETEATINAVKNEDLKDFHQTYFRPNVSYLAIVGDITLEEAKAQAKKYFGKWERKIVPQTKFDMPKAPEKPQVAISNRTGAVQTVINITYPVFYPLDSKDYVAARLMNGILGNSGFGARLIQNLREDKAYTYGAYSSLQPDELSSSFTMSASVRNEVTDSAVVEFLYELKRIKEEPVAEAELERAKASMIGSFVRSLERPQTVANFAINIARYGLPSDFYTNYIQKVNAVTVEDIQNAAKKYIKPENLTIVVVGDQSILVEKLAPFGNVQIYDAFGEMAARADQRILIGMTAEKVIQNYLKAIGGKKWNEVTAIEKAQTMTTPQGKIEQKVYIQNRQKLAFVVAERDIRQVYDGNKAYIITRGEAQELDMTQTANIKEQTFINPYAQYEKTNGYAVELLGAQVVDDKSVFEIKITHPKYGERLQYFDPKTNLLIKEVTASGEVMIGDYRKTANTQLLMPYKAKVSSPQGSYTINVESIKFNSNIDAKVFMVE